Proteins encoded within one genomic window of Couchioplanes caeruleus:
- a CDS encoding acetoacetate--CoA ligase, giving the protein MTVLWEPPADVLETSRMGRFMTWLRTERGVEVTDYAGLWEWSVTDLSGFWRAIWDYFEVIAHSEPTAALGDAAMPGARWFPGATLNYAEHVLRMPGLGDDEPVVLAYSQTREPVILTARELREQVRKVAAGLRRLGVGAGDRVAAYAPNIPETYVLMLATASLGAIFSSCAPEFGSRSVIDRWTQIEPRVLVAVDGYRYGDKAIDRRAEVAAIHAALPSVEHLITIPYLGAGGDWDTLDGDDPLTFAAVPFDHPLYVLYSSGTTGLPKPIVHGHGGILLEHLKMLALHHDLGPGDRFLWFTTTGWMMWNFLVSAPAVGAAIVLFDGNPGHPDLGALWRLAADADVTYFGTSAPFILACRKAGVRPPANVIRGVGSTGAPLPPEGYRWIYEVLGDRPQLQSLSGGTDVCTGFVGGTPLLPVVEGVISCRALGSRVEAYDPEGKPVIGQLGELVITAPMPSMPVGFWNDTDGRRYFEAYFDVFPGVWRHGDWITVGEDGSCVITGRSDATLNRGGVRLGTAEFYSVVEGIEEIADSVVVHLDEQDELLLFVVLAEGLELDDALRDRIRRELRAALSPRHVPDEIHQVRAVPRTLSAKKLEVPVKRILTGTPADRAAAKGALANPESLTAFEDYAKGRNA; this is encoded by the coding sequence ATGACAGTGCTGTGGGAGCCTCCGGCGGACGTTCTCGAGACCTCCCGGATGGGCCGGTTCATGACCTGGCTGCGCACCGAGCGCGGGGTAGAGGTCACCGACTACGCCGGGCTGTGGGAGTGGTCGGTCACCGATCTGTCCGGTTTCTGGCGGGCGATCTGGGACTACTTCGAGGTCATCGCACACAGCGAGCCCACAGCGGCCCTCGGCGATGCCGCGATGCCCGGGGCGCGCTGGTTCCCCGGTGCCACCCTCAACTACGCGGAGCACGTGCTGCGGATGCCGGGGCTGGGTGACGACGAGCCGGTCGTCCTCGCGTACTCGCAGACCCGCGAGCCCGTCATCCTCACCGCCCGCGAGCTGCGCGAGCAGGTCCGCAAGGTCGCTGCCGGGCTGCGCCGGCTCGGCGTCGGCGCCGGAGACCGGGTGGCGGCCTACGCGCCCAACATCCCCGAGACGTACGTGCTCATGCTGGCCACGGCGAGCCTCGGCGCGATCTTCTCCTCCTGCGCCCCGGAGTTCGGCTCGCGCAGCGTGATCGACCGGTGGACGCAGATCGAGCCGCGGGTCCTGGTCGCCGTCGACGGCTACCGCTACGGCGACAAGGCGATCGACCGGCGTGCCGAGGTCGCCGCGATCCACGCCGCGCTGCCCAGCGTCGAGCACCTGATCACGATTCCGTACCTGGGCGCCGGGGGCGACTGGGACACCCTGGACGGCGACGACCCGCTGACCTTCGCCGCGGTGCCGTTCGACCACCCGCTCTACGTGCTCTACTCCTCCGGGACCACCGGCCTGCCGAAGCCGATCGTGCACGGCCACGGCGGCATCCTGCTCGAGCACCTGAAGATGCTGGCGCTGCACCACGACCTCGGCCCCGGCGACCGCTTCCTGTGGTTCACCACCACCGGCTGGATGATGTGGAACTTCCTGGTCTCGGCCCCCGCGGTCGGCGCGGCCATCGTGCTGTTCGACGGCAACCCCGGCCACCCCGACCTGGGCGCGCTCTGGCGGCTCGCCGCCGACGCCGACGTCACCTATTTCGGTACGTCCGCCCCGTTCATCCTGGCCTGCCGCAAGGCCGGCGTGCGGCCCCCGGCGAACGTCATCCGCGGGGTGGGCTCGACCGGCGCGCCGCTGCCGCCGGAGGGCTACCGCTGGATCTACGAGGTGCTCGGCGACCGCCCGCAACTGCAGTCGCTGTCCGGCGGCACCGACGTGTGCACCGGCTTCGTCGGCGGGACGCCGCTGCTGCCGGTGGTCGAGGGCGTCATCTCCTGCCGGGCCCTCGGCTCGCGGGTGGAGGCGTACGACCCGGAGGGCAAGCCGGTCATCGGCCAGCTCGGTGAGCTGGTCATCACGGCCCCGATGCCGAGCATGCCGGTGGGCTTCTGGAACGACACGGACGGCCGCCGCTACTTCGAGGCGTACTTCGACGTGTTCCCCGGCGTCTGGCGGCACGGCGACTGGATCACCGTCGGCGAGGACGGGAGCTGCGTGATCACCGGCCGGTCCGACGCCACCCTGAACCGGGGCGGCGTGCGGCTGGGCACCGCCGAGTTCTACTCGGTGGTGGAGGGCATCGAGGAGATCGCCGACTCGGTCGTCGTGCATCTCGACGAGCAGGACGAGCTGTTGCTGTTCGTGGTGCTCGCCGAGGGCCTCGAGCTGGACGACGCGCTGCGCGACCGGATCCGGCGGGAGCTGCGTGCTGCGCTGTCGCCGCGGCACGTCCCCGACGAGATCCACCAGGTACGCGCGGTGCCCCGCACGCTCTCGGCCAAGAAGCTCGAGGTGCCCGTCAAGCGCATCCTCACCGGCACCCCGGCGGACCGGGCGGCGGCCAAGGGCGCCCTGGCCAATCCGGAGTCGCTCACCGCCTTCGAGGACTACGCGAAGGGCCGCAACGCCTGA
- a CDS encoding acyl-CoA thioesterase, producing MSDQPVGLPTSHSRVTLSRIMTAVDVNLYGTVHGGVLMKFVDDVAGAAAARHSGGTAVTAAIDEIVFAEPVRVGDLVHAYAQVNWTGSTSMEVGVRLSAERWDTAGGEPITVATAYLVFVGVDVSGHPRPTPPVLPESPDDERRFREAIIRREHRLARRKAIQDARAIPAE from the coding sequence ATGAGTGACCAGCCGGTGGGGCTGCCCACCTCGCACTCGCGCGTCACGCTGAGCCGGATCATGACCGCGGTCGACGTCAACCTGTACGGCACGGTGCACGGCGGCGTGCTGATGAAGTTCGTCGACGACGTGGCCGGGGCGGCGGCGGCCCGGCACAGCGGCGGCACCGCGGTCACGGCGGCGATCGACGAGATCGTGTTCGCCGAGCCGGTGCGGGTCGGCGATCTCGTGCACGCGTACGCGCAGGTGAACTGGACCGGAAGCACCTCGATGGAGGTCGGCGTACGGCTGTCCGCGGAGCGGTGGGACACCGCCGGCGGCGAACCGATCACCGTGGCGACCGCCTACCTCGTGTTCGTCGGCGTCGACGTATCCGGCCATCCGCGCCCGACCCCGCCGGTCCTGCCGGAGTCGCCCGACGACGAGCGCCGCTTCCGCGAGGCGATCATCCGACGCGAGCACCGCCTCGCCCGCCGGAAAGCGATCCAGGACGCCCGGGCGATCCCGGCTGAGTGA
- a CDS encoding response regulator gives MTTLLIAEDTDDLRLVLQRLFTRAGFTVLAAEDGRAALELARRQPPDVVLTDLDMPHLDGLELCQAIRRDPELCDTPVAILSGGIQPGDPRFTEGQVCGVLLKPFSNTELVEAVLHLAETGHHRHHNESSSCPYRLAS, from the coding sequence ATGACCACGCTCCTCATCGCCGAGGACACTGACGACTTACGCCTGGTCCTGCAGCGCCTGTTCACCCGCGCCGGATTCACCGTCCTGGCGGCGGAGGACGGGCGTGCCGCCCTGGAACTGGCGCGCCGGCAGCCTCCGGACGTCGTGCTCACCGACCTCGACATGCCCCACCTCGACGGCCTGGAGCTGTGCCAGGCCATCCGCCGGGACCCCGAGCTCTGCGACACTCCGGTCGCCATTCTCAGCGGCGGCATCCAGCCGGGCGATCCGCGCTTCACCGAGGGGCAGGTCTGCGGGGTCCTGCTCAAGCCCTTCTCCAACACCGAGCTGGTCGAGGCCGTGCTCCACCTCGCCGAGACCGGCCACCATCGGCACCACAACGAGTCGTCGTCCTGTCCGTACCGCCTCGCGTCCTGA
- a CDS encoding type VII secretion target, with the protein MPDYNWFSDENIQVAADGIRAEAKKWYDLSDRMTTVSNAAKDQTLTVGAFVVTDISGVVTAADLSSAYNQMHTWLNGLFSQAVDEFDKFGKALMQIADWYEESDENSAQNFDEIASS; encoded by the coding sequence GTGCCCGACTACAACTGGTTCTCCGACGAGAACATCCAGGTGGCCGCCGACGGCATCCGCGCCGAGGCGAAGAAGTGGTACGACTTGTCCGACCGGATGACCACGGTGTCGAACGCGGCCAAGGATCAGACGCTCACGGTCGGCGCCTTCGTCGTCACCGACATCAGCGGCGTGGTCACCGCCGCCGACCTCAGCTCGGCGTACAACCAGATGCACACGTGGCTCAACGGGCTCTTCTCGCAGGCGGTCGACGAGTTCGACAAGTTCGGCAAGGCGCTGATGCAGATCGCCGACTGGTACGAGGAGAGCGACGAGAACTCGGCCCAGAACTTCGATGAGATCGCCTCATCGTGA
- a CDS encoding DMT family transporter, which translates to MSWTDLRGRLLVIVAAAGFGLMPIFAQYAYAEGMGVQTLLLLRFAIAAAALLGYLALTRTLVWPGRRALARFALLGAVLYAAQSTLYFTAVRYISPTLAVLLLYLYPALVVLLTSVIERTPPPLTRLASIGLSLVGVVIVLGAPTGGVRVAGVLLALGAALTYAVYIVAGDRFSSTLPPFTTAAYVIAFAAVSFAVTGFAGGAIDLTVSPRGWAAVVGVAVISTIVAIGCFFAGLAAVGPTQAAILSVVEPVVSVAATALLLHKGVSALQIVGGVLVLAAAVWGVAGGGDRRTPPAGHPDEPVAAGGADPVRG; encoded by the coding sequence ATGTCGTGGACCGATCTGCGCGGGCGGTTGCTCGTCATCGTCGCTGCCGCGGGTTTCGGCCTCATGCCGATCTTCGCCCAGTACGCGTACGCCGAAGGCATGGGCGTACAGACCCTGCTGCTGCTGCGGTTCGCCATCGCCGCGGCGGCGCTGCTCGGCTACCTCGCCCTGACCCGGACGCTGGTGTGGCCCGGAAGGCGCGCGCTGGCGCGGTTCGCACTCCTGGGCGCAGTGCTGTACGCCGCACAGTCCACTCTGTACTTCACGGCGGTCCGGTACATCTCGCCGACCTTGGCCGTCCTCCTGCTCTATCTGTATCCCGCGCTCGTCGTGCTGCTCACCTCGGTCATCGAGCGGACGCCGCCACCCCTGACCCGGCTCGCATCGATCGGTCTGTCCCTGGTCGGCGTGGTCATCGTGCTGGGCGCACCGACCGGCGGGGTACGGGTGGCCGGCGTGCTGCTGGCGCTCGGCGCCGCTCTCACGTACGCCGTCTACATCGTCGCCGGTGACCGCTTCTCCAGCACGCTGCCGCCGTTCACCACGGCCGCGTACGTCATCGCCTTCGCCGCCGTCTCCTTCGCCGTGACGGGCTTCGCCGGCGGCGCGATCGACCTGACGGTCAGCCCACGAGGATGGGCGGCGGTGGTCGGGGTGGCCGTGATCTCGACCATCGTGGCGATCGGCTGCTTCTTCGCGGGACTGGCGGCGGTCGGACCGACCCAGGCCGCCATCCTCAGCGTGGTGGAGCCGGTCGTGAGCGTCGCAGCCACGGCACTTCTGCTGCACAAGGGGGTGTCGGCACTGCAGATCGTGGGTGGCGTGCTCGTCCTCGCCGCGGCCGTGTGGGGAGTCGCGGGCGGCGGCGACCGCAGGACCCCGCCGGCGGGCCACCCCGACGAACCCGTCGCGGCCGGAGGCGCCGACCCGGTTCGGGGCTAG
- a CDS encoding saccharopine dehydrogenase produces the protein MLELWIRHETRSSERRCPLSPADAGTLVRRGARITVEESPQRIYPLADYAAQGCETAPAGAWVDAPPDAVVLGLKELPDEPARLRHRHVFFGHAYKGQPGARQLLERFREGGGTLLDLEQLADEAGRRHAAFGYWAGFVGAALGVLQQHGDLTAPLQPTTSADLVEKLRRYRDRPSGDALVIGALGRSGRGAVAALAEAGVSTTRWDVAETRHLDRAALLRHELLVNAVLTGAGTEPLLRRTDLADPGCRLRCVVDVSCDPGSPYNALPIYDAVTTWEAPATAAGPVAVIAIDNLPSLLPKDATDSFSADLLPHLMDLDGLGGSWGRCAAAYRAAVEGLPTSEVP, from the coding sequence ATGCTTGAGCTGTGGATTCGACATGAGACGCGCTCGTCCGAGCGGCGCTGCCCGCTCAGCCCCGCGGATGCCGGGACCCTGGTCCGCCGCGGGGCCCGGATCACCGTCGAGGAGTCGCCGCAACGGATCTATCCGCTCGCCGACTACGCCGCCCAGGGCTGCGAAACCGCTCCGGCGGGCGCCTGGGTGGACGCGCCGCCGGACGCCGTCGTCCTCGGCCTGAAGGAGCTTCCCGACGAACCGGCTCGGCTGCGGCACCGGCATGTGTTCTTCGGGCACGCGTACAAGGGCCAGCCCGGCGCACGCCAACTGCTGGAGCGCTTCCGAGAGGGTGGCGGCACCCTGCTCGACCTGGAACAGCTCGCCGACGAGGCGGGGCGCCGTCACGCGGCCTTCGGCTACTGGGCCGGATTCGTGGGAGCGGCGCTCGGGGTGCTCCAGCAGCACGGTGACCTGACCGCGCCCCTCCAGCCGACCACCAGTGCCGACCTCGTGGAGAAGCTCCGGCGGTACCGCGACCGGCCGAGCGGCGATGCCCTGGTGATCGGCGCGCTCGGCCGCAGCGGCCGGGGCGCCGTCGCCGCCCTCGCCGAAGCCGGAGTCTCGACGACCCGGTGGGACGTCGCCGAGACACGCCATCTTGATCGTGCCGCTCTGCTGCGGCACGAGCTGCTCGTCAACGCGGTCCTGACCGGCGCCGGCACCGAGCCCTTACTCCGGCGTACGGACCTGGCGGATCCCGGTTGCCGGCTGCGCTGCGTCGTCGACGTCAGCTGCGATCCGGGATCGCCGTACAACGCGCTTCCGATCTACGACGCCGTCACGACCTGGGAGGCACCGGCGACCGCCGCCGGGCCGGTCGCGGTCATCGCGATCGACAATCTGCCCTCCCTGCTGCCGAAGGACGCCACCGACAGCTTCTCCGCGGACCTGCTGCCGCACCTGATGGATCTCGATGGGCTCGGCGGCTCGTGGGGACGTTGCGCGGCGGCCTACCGGGCCGCCGTCGAAGGCCTGCCGACAAGCGAGGTTCCCTGA
- a CDS encoding saccharopine dehydrogenase family protein produces the protein MTNPLAARGVVHWVGAGRSSGAGIVTLTEHAAVTLWARRPERAQGLADRLKLDGRVGVRPLGELAETVRPGDVVVSMLPATEHAGLLRLCLDRGAHFANTSYLSDDIAAAAGQLAAAGLVAVVEAGLDPGIDHLMAHRLVADGRRAMGDDAVADFTSYCGGLPAVPNEFRYRFSWAPRGVLRALLSEARFIDGGEVRTVARPWQAITPVTIGGERFEGYPNRDSTTAIRQYALPGGWRLDRFIRGTLRLDGWSAAWAQVFRELTEADDARVDALADELAARYPATAQDQDRVVLHTGLSLRTPDGRSWTGSYHLDVEGDASGSAMARCVSLTLAAAVREILDGQVTPGLHQAASEPDRVARWWRYLAEAGLTIHHTSAQE, from the coding sequence ATGACGAACCCACTCGCCGCCCGCGGTGTGGTGCACTGGGTCGGCGCCGGGCGCTCCAGCGGCGCCGGGATCGTCACCCTGACCGAGCACGCCGCGGTGACCCTCTGGGCCCGACGACCGGAACGCGCCCAGGGCCTCGCCGACCGGTTGAAGCTGGACGGCCGGGTCGGCGTCCGCCCGCTCGGCGAGCTCGCGGAGACCGTACGCCCGGGCGACGTGGTGGTGTCGATGCTCCCCGCGACCGAGCACGCCGGCCTGCTCCGCCTCTGCCTCGACCGGGGCGCGCACTTCGCGAACACCAGTTACCTCTCCGACGACATCGCCGCCGCGGCCGGGCAACTGGCCGCCGCCGGGCTGGTGGCCGTCGTCGAGGCCGGTCTGGACCCGGGGATCGACCACCTCATGGCCCACCGCCTGGTCGCCGACGGGCGCCGCGCGATGGGCGACGACGCCGTCGCCGACTTCACCTCCTACTGTGGCGGGCTGCCCGCGGTCCCGAACGAATTCCGGTACAGGTTCTCGTGGGCGCCCCGCGGGGTGCTCCGTGCCCTGCTGAGCGAGGCGCGGTTCATCGACGGGGGCGAGGTGCGCACGGTCGCCCGTCCGTGGCAGGCCATCACACCGGTCACCATCGGCGGCGAGCGCTTCGAGGGCTATCCCAACCGCGACAGCACGACGGCGATCAGGCAGTACGCGCTCCCCGGAGGGTGGCGGCTCGACCGGTTCATCCGGGGCACCCTCCGGCTGGACGGCTGGTCCGCGGCGTGGGCCCAGGTCTTCCGGGAGCTGACCGAGGCCGACGACGCACGGGTGGACGCGCTGGCGGACGAGCTCGCCGCGCGCTATCCGGCTACCGCTCAGGACCAGGACCGCGTCGTGCTCCACACCGGACTGTCGTTGCGTACGCCGGACGGCCGAAGCTGGACCGGCTCCTATCACCTCGACGTCGAGGGCGACGCGTCCGGCTCCGCCATGGCCAGATGCGTGTCGCTCACGCTCGCGGCCGCCGTACGCGAGATCCTCGACGGCCAGGTGACGCCGGGCCTGCACCAGGCGGCATCCGAACCGGACCGGGTCGCCCGCTGGTGGCGCTACCTCGCCGAAGCCGGCCTCACGATCCACC